A DNA window from Luteolibacter luteus contains the following coding sequences:
- a CDS encoding beta strand repeat-containing protein, protein MNRPYNPETSYCHRLALVAVSAATLALGGQARAASNSWIQGQNGNYSDPVNWTGGVDVPNGPADIATIDGSASVVAIGNADNITLLTANIGVNNAGNKPTINQSGGTLTAGSFVLGGAGASRSPIYNLSGGTINATSFAWGNGSATQFNQTGGILNVTGTGSSNIGNNGGAIGTFNLSAGSFNASISSTGSLTIGRDSATGNFNLSGTGEFNATAAGLVFLANGGTGKGNLSVIGNAKFNVPAATLVLGQFGTEGAKATLTIDDNALVTSLITKIGGNNANSDVNGEMNLNGGTIATGSIRRGATNKASSETAIVMNADGGTIKALTHANNSDFLQGIFVNIKDGGLKFDTNDNFVTLTNALTGTGGLQKIGGGTLTLNATSSYAGNTTVTAGELVVNSAFFSNTSTLTVGADATLSLAHGIEDIVGSLVVGTTTYTTGTVGGFDSGADVVLPQFSGLGKIRIGTPPVPRNLVWTGAVSNLWTSLFTPPDDNFVQGATPTFFKAYDNVTFDDTSTVYPVLLSGNVQAGIVTLGGTNPYVIDGLGSGISGGASIVMNNPATVTLGGATSSFSGPVAVNAGVLVMGDNLSFGATSGVTIANGAQVNLNGKAPGSLYTYTIGGTGPGGTGAIVNGGLAIPSSSGGVKNLVLTADASIGNDTNRFDIGGGGTVTGNGHTLTKLGNNDMGFRGNASASPIHIVIAAGNVWAENTANALGGATGTVTIKGGARLGTYGTLEIPTPVTIESGGTLHNQGNGTGTWSGTLALQGDVILDGDGGALVINGVVSGTANVSKNGPQEVTLNASALSGGLGYDGNTAVTQGKLTLAAAALADNRDVLVESDAILNLSHGTQDTVRSLTLGSVQVAAGIWGSEASSAPNKSALLEGNGTLNVTVGGIGGSYDTWAASNNVDGLPSSDDSDGDGLPNGVEFVLGGDPSGPESDSNALRPTLTLDATYINFVFRRSDDSAGYSPFVEYNSDLSMAWTKAQAGVDGVMIDEVNDGFGTGIDQVTVRIPRTLATGAKVFARLRVDIP, encoded by the coding sequence ATGAACCGACCCTACAACCCTGAAACCTCCTACTGCCATCGCCTTGCCTTGGTGGCTGTCAGCGCCGCGACCCTGGCGCTGGGAGGACAGGCCCGTGCCGCCAGCAATAGCTGGATCCAAGGTCAGAATGGAAATTACAGCGATCCGGTCAATTGGACCGGTGGCGTGGACGTGCCGAATGGTCCCGCAGACATCGCGACCATCGATGGCAGCGCCTCCGTGGTGGCGATCGGAAATGCCGATAACATCACCCTGCTCACGGCGAACATCGGCGTGAACAACGCGGGCAACAAGCCCACCATCAATCAAAGCGGCGGCACCCTGACAGCCGGCTCTTTCGTGCTCGGTGGAGCGGGCGCCAGCCGCAGCCCGATCTACAATCTCAGCGGCGGCACGATCAATGCCACCAGCTTCGCATGGGGAAATGGCAGCGCCACCCAGTTCAACCAGACGGGCGGCATCCTGAATGTGACCGGCACCGGCTCCAGCAACATTGGCAACAACGGCGGCGCGATCGGCACCTTCAACCTTAGCGCGGGCAGCTTCAATGCATCCATCAGCAGCACCGGCAGCCTCACCATCGGTCGTGATTCCGCCACCGGTAACTTCAATCTCTCCGGCACCGGCGAGTTCAATGCCACCGCCGCGGGTCTTGTCTTTCTCGCCAATGGCGGCACCGGCAAGGGCAACCTCAGCGTCATCGGCAACGCCAAGTTCAATGTCCCCGCCGCCACCCTCGTCCTCGGCCAGTTCGGCACCGAGGGCGCGAAGGCGACGCTCACCATCGACGACAATGCCCTCGTCACCTCGTTGATCACGAAGATCGGCGGGAACAACGCGAATAGCGACGTGAACGGCGAGATGAATCTGAACGGCGGCACCATCGCCACCGGATCGATCCGCCGGGGCGCCACCAACAAGGCTTCTTCGGAAACGGCCATCGTGATGAATGCCGATGGCGGCACCATCAAGGCGCTGACCCACGCGAACAACAGCGACTTCCTCCAAGGCATCTTCGTCAACATCAAGGACGGCGGACTCAAGTTCGATACGAACGACAATTTCGTTACCCTCACGAATGCGCTCACCGGCACCGGTGGCTTGCAAAAGATCGGGGGCGGCACGCTCACGCTGAATGCCACCAGCAGCTACGCCGGGAACACCACCGTCACCGCCGGGGAATTGGTGGTGAACAGCGCCTTCTTCAGTAATACCAGCACCCTCACCGTAGGCGCCGATGCCACCTTGAGCCTCGCGCACGGCATCGAGGACATCGTGGGTTCATTGGTTGTTGGCACCACGACCTACACCACTGGCACGGTCGGTGGCTTCGACTCCGGTGCCGACGTCGTGCTCCCGCAATTCAGCGGCCTGGGCAAGATTCGCATCGGCACGCCGCCGGTGCCGCGGAATCTCGTTTGGACCGGCGCGGTCAGCAATCTCTGGACCTCGCTCTTCACGCCTCCGGACGACAATTTCGTCCAAGGCGCCACACCGACCTTCTTCAAGGCCTACGACAATGTGACCTTCGACGACACTTCGACGGTGTATCCGGTGCTCCTCTCTGGAAATGTCCAGGCAGGCATCGTCACCTTGGGCGGCACAAATCCCTACGTCATTGATGGCCTCGGCTCGGGGATCTCGGGCGGCGCGAGCATCGTGATGAACAATCCGGCCACCGTGACCCTCGGCGGTGCCACGAGCAGCTTCTCCGGACCCGTCGCGGTGAATGCCGGCGTGCTGGTGATGGGGGATAATCTCTCCTTCGGGGCGACTTCGGGGGTGACCATCGCGAATGGCGCGCAGGTGAATCTCAATGGCAAGGCACCCGGCTCGCTCTACACCTACACGATCGGCGGTACCGGCCCCGGCGGTACGGGCGCGATCGTCAATGGCGGCCTCGCCATTCCTTCGTCCTCCGGCGGTGTGAAGAATCTCGTCCTTACCGCGGATGCCTCGATCGGCAACGATACGAATCGCTTTGATATCGGCGGTGGCGGCACGGTGACCGGCAATGGCCACACCCTGACCAAGCTCGGTAACAACGACATGGGTTTCCGTGGTAATGCCTCCGCCTCGCCGATCCATATCGTCATCGCAGCTGGCAATGTCTGGGCGGAAAATACCGCGAACGCGCTGGGGGGTGCCACCGGTACCGTCACCATCAAGGGCGGTGCCCGCCTGGGCACCTACGGGACCTTGGAGATCCCCACCCCCGTGACGATCGAAAGCGGCGGCACCCTGCACAACCAAGGGAACGGTACCGGCACTTGGTCCGGCACGCTTGCGCTGCAGGGAGATGTCATCCTCGATGGTGATGGCGGTGCGCTCGTCATCAATGGCGTGGTCAGCGGCACGGCAAATGTCAGCAAGAACGGTCCTCAGGAAGTGACGCTGAATGCCAGCGCCCTCTCCGGGGGCCTTGGCTATGATGGAAATACCGCCGTCACCCAGGGCAAGCTGACTCTCGCCGCCGCAGCCCTCGCGGATAACAGGGACGTGTTGGTGGAGAGTGATGCCATCCTCAATTTGAGCCACGGCACCCAGGACACCGTGCGCTCGCTTACCCTCGGCAGCGTGCAGGTGGCTGCGGGAATCTGGGGCTCGGAAGCTTCCTCGGCTCCGAACAAGAGTGCGCTGCTGGAAGGCAATGGCACCTTGAATGTCACCGTGGGGGGCATCGGCGGCTCCTACGATACTTGGGCGGCATCCAATAATGTGGATGGCCTTCCTTCCTCGGATGACTCGGATGGCGATGGCCTGCCGAATGGTGTGGAATTTGTCCTCGGGGGCGACCCCAGCGGCCCGGAGTCGGACTCGAACGCGCTCCGTCCGACCCTCACGCTGGACGCCACCTACATTAACTTCGTGTTCCGCAGGAGCGATGACTCGGCAGGCTACTCGCCCTTCGTGGAATACAATAGCGACCTCTCAATGGCTTGGACCAAGGCTCAGGCGGGGGTGGACGGTGTCATGATCGACGAGGTGAACGACGGCTTTGGCACCGGGATCGATCAAGTGACGGTCAGGATTCCCCGGACCCTGGCTACCGGGGCGAAAGTCTTTGCCCGCCTGCGCGTAGATATTCCCTGA